Proteins from one Ahaetulla prasina isolate Xishuangbanna chromosome 2, ASM2864084v1, whole genome shotgun sequence genomic window:
- the LOC131193510 gene encoding zinc finger protein 774-like, whose amino-acid sequence MEKLYECRDCGKAFIRNSHLLRHKTTHTGEKPFECPICGKGYSDNSSLMIHQSIHTGEKPFECPDCGKDFSLNSHLVVHQRTHTGEKPFECPDCGKGFSQNSHLVIHQRTHTGEKPFECPDCGKCYRQNSHLVKHRRTHTGEKPFECPDCGRGFNDNSHLVIHQRSHTGDKPFECPDCGKCYRQISHLVTHQRTHTGEKPFECPICGKGFSDNSILVKHQRTHTGEKPFECPDCGKCYRQTSHLVTHQRTHTGEKPFECPICGKGFSDKSSLVKHQRTHRETL is encoded by the coding sequence GAGATTGTGGGAAAGCTTTCATTAGAAATTCGCACCTCCTGAGACACAAGACCacgcacacaggagagaaaccctttgaatgtcctatctgtgggaaaggttatagtgataattccagcctgatGATACACCAGAGtattcatacaggagagaaaccctttgaatgtcctgactgtggaaaAGATTTTAGTctgaattcccacctggtggtacaccagaggactcacacaggtgagaaaccctttgaatgtcctgattgtgggaaaggttttagtcagaattcccacctggtgatacaccagaggactcacacaggagagaaaccctttgaatgtcctgattgtgggaaatgttaccgtcagaattcccacctggtgaaacaccggaggactcacacaggtgagaaaccttttgaatgtcctgattgtgggagagGTTTTAATgataattcccacctggtgatacaccagaggagtcacacaggtgacaaaccctttgaatgtcctgattgtgggaaatgttaccGTCAGATTTCccacctggtgacacaccagaggactcacacaggagagaagccctttgaatgtcctatctgtgggaaaggttttagtgataattccatcctggtgaaacaccagaggactcacacaggagagaaaccctttgaatgtcctgattgtgggaaatgttaccGTCAGACTTCccacctggtgacacaccagaggactcacacaggagagaagccctttgaatgtcctatctgtgggaaaggttttagtgataagtccagcctggtgaaacaccagaggactcacagagaaaccctttga